Genomic window (Roseivirga sp. 4D4):
TTGAACGAACCAAATGCCATAGTGCTGTCAGAGGCAGCGGCATTAACCCTTTTCAACAAACTAGACATTATCAATGAAGTAATCAGGGTCCAAGAGACAGACTTCAAAGTAGCTGCCTTGGTTAAGGATTTACCAGAAAACACCCACTTTCAGGCCCAAATATTTATTCCAATGTCTACTGGCATTCAGTGGTATGGCGACTGGGTGCACATTTTATTCAATGGAACTAGTCATTACACTTATTTGCAACTTGCGGCAGGAATGGATCCGAGTGATGTGGCTCAAAGGATCAATGCTTTCCTTAATGAAAACTACGAACAAGAAACACCGGCAGCATATTCCCTTCAAGCCATTGAGTCAATTCACCTTGAATCTGATTTGGTAGGAGAGCTTGGCGTAAATGGGAACAAGACCACAGTACTGATATTCATTGCTACGGCCATAGTTATTCTGCTACTGGCTTGCATCAATTATATCAATCTATCCATTGCCACAGCCTTTCAAAGAGGTACTGAAGTTGGGCTTAAGAAGGTATTTGGTGCTAAACCATTGGCTCAGGTAATCCAGTTTCAAGTAGAATCAGCGATAGTGGCCTTGTTGGCCTGTATTGTAGCAGTTGTCTTAGTTGAATTTTCTTTGCCATTCTTCAACCAGGTGACCGGAGGTAGTTTTGATTTTAACCTTCAGGAAGACATTCTGTTATCTCTCGCGATTTTCGGTGTGGCCTTGATCATCGGCTTTGTATCTGGCAGTTTTCCAGCGGTCTTTTTGCTTAAAATGAAAACTACTAATGCCTTAAGAGCAAGCACACTTTCAAATGGCAAGAGTAAGTTCAGTTTGAGAAATGCACTTGTCGTATTTCAATTCTTCATTGCTGTTGTTCTCATCGCTTCTACGCTCATCATACTCAATCAGATCAAATTTTTGAGAAATGCTGATTTGGGTATTGATACTGAGCAGGTGGTAGTAGTTCCAATTGGTATCATCAATAATCAGTATGATTTGTTGCGACAGGAGTTAATGCGTGATGCCAATATTGTTAATGTCACGGCCAGCAATAATCATCCTGCGAATCGTGTAGGACACTGGAGGGGTTATTATCCCGAAAACGCAGAGGAGCAAATCTCGGCACCAACAGTCATCATCTCACATGATTTCTTTGAAACCCTTGGTGCAGAGATGGCGGAAGGCAGGGCTTTCGATCGGTCGTTTGAAACGGACTACATGGAAGCCTATGTGATCAATGAAGCTGCAGTGAATTTTTTTGGTTTTGAAGAACCTGTAGGAGCCTCCTTAAGAGGGAGTGCTTATACTGGGTCTCAATGGTCTCAAAAAAATGCCAAAGTGATCGGTGTGGTAAAGGACTTTCATTTTGCTTCTTTGCATAGCGAAATTAGGCCCACCGTTTTCTCCTTGAACTCTGAAGCTACTTGGGGTCTGAACTTTATGAGTGTTCGTGTCGCTCCTGGTGACTTGCAGAACACCATTGCTAAAATTGAGGAAACATGGCGTCAGTTTGCCGGAGCAATTCCATTTGATTTCACCTTTCTGGATGAAGATGTTAACCAACATTATCAAGCAGAAGATCGCTTTTTAAAGGTCTTCACGAGCTTTTCATTCTTATCCATAATTATTGGGTGCCTCGGTCTCTTTGGTCTCACCGCCTTTATGATGAAACAAAGGACCAAGGAGATAGGCATAAGAAAAGTGCTTGGTGCCGAAGTCTTTGGTTTGGTAAATACCCTTTCTAAAGACTTTTTAAAGCTTGTTTTGGTGGCCAATGTACTGGGGTGGCCATTGGCTTACTATCTAATGGATAAGTGGTTGCAAAACTTCGCTTATTCTAATGGTATTTCCTGGAAGGTATTTTTCTGGACAGGTCTTGGAGCCGTTGTCATTGCCTTTGTTTCGGTGGCATATCATGCGGTAAAAACAGCTCGTATGAACCCTGTTAATTCTATTCGCTACGAATAACAAACTCGAATCAGATGCTCAGAACTAACTTCAAAATCGCTGTAAGAAAACTCTTAAATAAGAGAGAGTTTACCTTGATCAATGTACTTGGCCTATCTGTAGGGCTGACTACAAGTTTATTGATTTTTCTATGGGTCAATGACGAGATCAATTTTGACAAATTTCATAAGGGTTCAGACAGAGTCTATGGTGTTTGGGCACATGATTATCGGGACAATGGAGACATAGCAACGGAAAGTCGACAAAACGGTCTTATCAAGAATGTGATGGATAGCGACTTTCCAGAAGTAGAGCGATCCACAAGGGTAGATAGCCGAGAGCACCAACTAGCCGTTGGCGATCGCAAATTCAAGCAATTGGGGATTATGGTCGATGAAGAGTTCTTCCAGATGTTCAACTTTCCATTTATCGAGGGGGAGTTAGAAGAGAATAGCTTGGCTACTTATGGTGATGTGATTTTGACTGAGAGCATGGCCATCAAACTGTTTGACAAAACGAATGTGGTAGGTGAGTTGATTAAAATTGATAATACCCGAGACGGAATTATACGCGGAGTAGTAAAGGATCCACCAAAGAACAGTCAGTTTCAATTTGACTTTGTCCTGTCGATTGAAAACTGGACGAAAAGAAATAGTTGGATCATGCGGTGGGGCAATTCTGGAATCTTCACCTTCATTCAATTAAAAGAAAATGCATCTCCATTGGCTTTGGAGACAAAGATTGAAGACTTAATTCGCAAGAACCAAGAAGGAAATACAAAGTCGCTTTTCTTAAAATCATTCGATGATATCTATTTGAGAAGCAGCTATGAAGGAGGTGAGGAAGCAGGTGGAAGAATAGAGTACGTAAGACTGTTTACCCTAATAGGTATATTCATCGTATTCATAGCCTGCATCAATTTCATCAATCTATCGGTTGCTGATGCTTTCAAGAGGGCAAAGGAGGTAGGTGTCAGAAAAGTCTCAGGAGCTAATCGCTTGATACTAATCAAACAGTTCTTAACCGAATCCAGCCTGATTGTGGTTTTGTCTGTGGTCATAGCTGTCATTTTTATCGAGATCGCTTTAGGCCCTTTTAATACGCTGACTGGAAAAGAAGTAAGCCTTAACTGGCTGGATACCAATTTACTGGGCTTGGTGGGAGGTTTGGGAATATTCACTGTCCTAGTTTCCGGACTCTACCCAGCCCTCGTGCTATCGAGTTTTAATGTGGTAAAGGCACTCAAGGGAAAAGTAGATGCCAAAGGAACATCTAGAGCAGGAGGCTACTTTAGGAAGGGCTTAGTAGTTTTTCAATTCGTTATTGCCGGTTTTCTAATCTTTGCCACACTCATTATTAATGGTCAGGTAGAGTACATCTTCGAAAATCAAAGAAATGTAGACAAGGAGGGAGTCATTATGCTTCAAAATGATGGTGCCTTGCTGGAGAGATATGAGAGTTTTCGTTCTGAATTACTGAAAGACCCAAGCATACAGTCTGTAACTGTCGTTGGACACGCACCGGTGAATGTAGAGGCCAGCACAGGGGACTTCGATTGGGAAGGGAAAGATCCATTAAGAGATAAAACGAGCTTTAATGTACTCTTCACCGAACAGGACTTTGTTCCGACAATGAACCTCAAGATAGTGGCAGGCCGAAACTTCTCAAGGGAGATTGAATCAGATGTCTCTACGGTATTAGTAAATGAAGCCACTGTCAGAGGAATGAATGTCGAGAACCCTGTGGGTATGGCTGTTAAGTTTTGGGACAATGATGTAAAGATTATTGGGGTAGTCGAAGATTTCCATACCGGTTCTGTTTACGATGAGATCGAACCTCTGATCATTTTGAATTATGCTGAGAATAGTGATTATGTGACTATAAAAGCAGCTAGAGGTCAGGAGCAACGTGCTGTAGAGGTGCTGAAGGAAAAATACGAAGCCTTTATGCCAGGTTATCTCTTCGATTATAAATTCTTATCGGAAGAGCATGAGGCTATGTATAAAAGCGAGCTTTTAATTAAAGACCTAGCCAAAGTGTTCGGTCTAATCGCGATTGTTATCTCTTGTTTAGGGCTTTATGGCCTTACTTCTATTAATGCGCAAAGAGGGGTTAAGGAAATTGGTGTTAGAAAGGTGCTTGGAGCCAGTGTTTGGCAGATTCTGTTGGGCTTTTCAAGGCAGTCTCTATCACTTCCTGTACTCGCCTTGGTGCTCATGGTTCCACTGGCCTATTATACCATGGATTCTTGGTTACAAGACTTTCAGTATCACATTGATATTATGCCATCGAGTCTGGCAGGGGTAGTGGTCGCTTCTTTACTCATAGCTTGGTTAACCGTTTCGATTATAGCCTATAAGGCGGCAAAGACAAATCCTGTAAACTCTCTCAGAAATGAATAAGTATCTCAAAAGTGCCTATCGTAACCTGATCAAAAGAAAGCTGTTTTCTTTCGTAAATATCACCAGTCTGACTTTTGGCTTAGTATGTGCCTTGTTTATCGGCACCTATGTCATTTATGAATTTAGCTATGATAAAGAGATAGATGATGTTGAAAGAACATATCGTGTGAATAGTGTCTGGAAAGAGAGTCAGGTAGGTGTAATAGTCCAAACAGCTATCAAACCTTACATGGATAAAAACATGGGGCAGGTAGAGATGTCTACCCGTGTGCAGCGTACAGGTCCCTTTGTTTTTAAGGTTGGAGATGTCATCATCCGTGAAAGAAACGGTTACTATGCAGACCCCGAAGTTTTCGATGTCCTTGACATCGACTTAGCCCTAGGCTCAAGAGAAGAAGCCCTAAAAGGAGTACAAACAATAGTCATTTCCGAAAAATTCGCTCAAAAATACTTTGGTGATCAAAACCCTCTGGGCAAACAAATTCAAACTGATGAAGACATTGACGGAAAACCAATGCGGCTTACAGTAGCGGCAGTGTTCAAAGATGTTCCTGCTAATAGACATTTCAGGCCCGACTATCTCATCAGTATTGATATTATCAGAGGCTTTCAAAGCAGACCGATAGATCAGGAATGGGGTAATTCTAATTGCTTCACATACCTCAAACTTCTTCCAGACGTCACTGAGGATCAAATCAATAGTCAAATTTCCAACATAGTTGTTGAGAATAGTGAGTATGATATGACGGGTTATGCCTTGCGTCTACAGGCAGTAAGTGACATACATATGCAGGATTTCGTAGCCTTCGGAGATATTCCAGGTCAAGTTAGTAAGCGAAACATGTTGATTTTGGCTGGAATAGGCTTCCTAATCGTGCTTTTGGTCTGCATTAATTTCTTCAATATGTCCACAGCCAGATCGTTGGAGCGGGCAAAAGAGATAGGGGTTCGAAAATCTATTGGTGCAAGTCGTTCCAATGTTATGGTCCAGTTTATGACAGAGTCGGCCTTACAGGTTACCGTAGGGATGGTTTTGAGTATTATCCTGTTCGAAGTTCTAGGAGACCTACTAACTGAATTTACCGGCCTTCGCTTCAATACAGGCACCATGGTCGAATCGCTAGGCTATCTGAATTTTAGCCTTTTCATTCTATCGTTATGGGTGGTTCTGGTGATTGGCTCTGGCTTTTATCCATCTCTCGTGATTTCCAAATTCAAACCCGTAGACTCCTTGAAGGGCAAAGTGAATATAGGTCGATCAAGTGTAAGCTTACGAAAAGTACTCTTGGTATTGCAGTTTACCATCACTTTGACCATTGGGGTGGTAGCAGTGGTAGTGTACAGCCAAGTGAAGTATATGCAGGCCAAAGATCCTGGTTTTGAAAGGGATGCGGTGGTTTCGGTCGACTTATTCGATGACGGTATAAAATCAACTTTCGTTGAGGCCTTAAACAAAAACCCTCTGATTGAAGCTGTAACCTTCACCGATAGTGATGTGATCAGAATATTTAACTCTAGTAAAGGCTATAGTTGGGAAGGAAAATCGGAAGAAGATGACATTACAATCTATCACATGAGTATTGATGACAACTTTGTCACCTCAATGAATATATCGGTCGTTGAAGGACGTAATTTCGATTTTGAATTAAGCACAGACAAGGATGCAGTGATACTTAATCAAGCAGCTGCCAAGCTAATGGGGATTGAATCTTTGGAAGGTTCACCAATGGTCACTAGGGGTAGAGGAGAGAATGAAAAGCAGCTTAATGTTATTGGTATTGTAAAGAACTTTCAGACGGGTACACTGAGAGAGAAAGACAAGCCAATGTTAATGTACCAAAACCCAAACAGGCTTTTCAGAGCTTATATCAAACTATCTGAGAACAGAAGAGCAGATGCCATTGCCGGTATTGAAAGTGTCTGGAATTCGCTAGTGTCCGATCAGCCATTCGAGTACCAATCACTCGCTGAGGGATATAACAGGATTTTGGCCAAGGATAAAGCCTCAGGTAATACGCTGCTGTTTTTCACTGTTGTAAGCGTTGCCATATCATTTTTCGGTCTATTTGGTATGACAAGCCTCAACATTCAGTCCAGAATGAAAGAACTAGGTATTCGAAAAATACTTGGGGCCCATTATAGAGACATTTTTGCAGCTGTTTCGAGGCAATTTCAATATACCATGTTGACGGCCCTAGTTTTGGGAGTACCGCTGGCATGGTACCTTGGTAGTGAGTGGTTGAATGGTTTTGCCCATAGAATTAATGTCACTGCCATTATTCCATTAATTGTGGTGTTGGGAATGACATTCATTGGACTAGTTACCATTTACTTCTGCACTCAAAAGTTTACGAGAATCAATCCAGTTCAAACCTTAAGAGAACAATAGATATGTTAGGGATTTATTTCAAAACAGCCATTAGAAATCTGGTAAAGAGAAGGTTCATTACACTCATCAATTTGACCGGGTTATCTATCAGTCTCGCCTTGTTTGTGATGATAGGCCTATACATTCAATTCGAAACTGGATTTGATTCATTTCATGCGAAGAAGGATAGTATCTATCTGTTAACCAAGTCGTTAAAGAGTTCTTCAGGTACTTCGTTATTGGGTGAGGTGAATTACCCAGAGGGGCCGCTCATAGCCGAAGACTTTCCTCAGGTGAAGCAGGCGGTGAGGCTATATAAGTCAGACAACTCGCTGACAAGAAGTGGTGATCAAATCTTTATGGAAAATGACTTCATCTTTGCTGATGAGAATTTCCTTGAAGTTTTTGATTTTGAATTACTGTCTGGTTCAGCCGAAGGCTTTCAAAATCAATTAGATAATACCTTGATCACTGAGGAAACGGCATTGAAGTACTTTGGTACCATAGATGCAATCGGAAAAGTGATCACCGTTACTGAGCAATATTGGAATGTGACGAATGATTTTGAGGTATCGGGCATTCTGAAAAACCTCCCTTCCAATTCACATATTCAGCTTGATTTTCTAGCACCCATGAAAGCCTTTGAAGCCTTAACGGGTTTTCAGAAAGGACAAACCCCTGTTTGGTATTGGGGTTGGAATGCCTTTATGGTCTATCTGGAACTCAATGAACAAGAGTCGAAGACATCTTTTGAAGATCGCCTGGACGAATTTAGAGCTAGTCGATACCCTGAAGAGATTCGTGACGTCTCCGACCTGAGTCTGACTCCTCTTAAGGATGTATATCTAAGAACAGACATTGCCAATGGCTTTGAAGTAGTCGGAAATCCATCTGGGATCAAGGTACTATCTGGCATTGCCCTCTTTATTTTGATCATTGCTTGCATCAACTTCATTAATCTAACTACGGCCAGATCTTCACTTTACGCCAAAGAAGTAGGCGTTAAGAAGGTTTTAGGCGCTAAGAGAATACAGCTTTTTACTCAATTTATTACAGAGTCAATTTTGCTGACACTCGCTTCAGTGGTTTTAGCAATAGTCCTGGTAGAGTCCCTCGGGCCGCTTTTTGAAAGTGCCGTTGGAAAACCATTGTCGTTCAATTTATTGTCTATGAACAGTCTAGGCAAGCTTGCTTTGGTGACGCTCGGTATAGGTCTTTTGGCAGGAGTTTATCCAGCCTTGGTTCTATCGGGGTTCAAACCTCTAGTAGCCTTAAGGGGAGAGCAGGCACAGGCAAAGGGTAGGTTTTCGCTAAGAAAAGTGTTGGTGGTCTTTCAGTTCACCGTCTCAATTTTACTCGTCTTGGGTTCTATCGTCATTTACAAACAGTTGATGTTTGTCTCGAAAAAGGACTTGGGTTTTGATCAGGAACAACTGATGTACATGGAAATGCCATCAGGTGTTACCACCGCAAACCTCCAGAAGTATGGGCTTATGCAAAACAGATTGAGGAACCTGGAAGGCATTGAAGGGGTGACTTCGACAGAACAGAGACCTGGTGTATTTGTAAACAATTCGTTCATTGTCCCTGAAGGAAAGACCTTAGAGGATCAAATTAGAATGCCATTGATGTTTGTTGATCATCATTTCTTCAAAACATTTGATATAGAGCTGTTAGAAGGAGAGATTGGTACTTATCAAAGTGGTGCCCCCGTCCGATATTTTGTAAATCAGAGCGCCATTAAGGCCTTTGGTTGGGATCCCAACGATGTAATAGGTAGGCAGATGGACAAACCAACAAGTACAGGTACCAAATATGGTGGATTGGTTCAGGGCATTATTCCTGATTTCAACTTTGAATCGCTTTATAACCCAATCTCCCCACTAATCGTTGGGATTTATCCGAACGCTTTGGCCTCAGGTCGTTGGAATATCTTCCTCAAAACCAATACGAAGGACTACGAGGGGTTAACCGAGAATGTGAAAGAGGTTTTCAGTGAGTTTTATCCAGACAGGCCATTCAATATATCATTCCTGGATCAATCCATTCGTCAACAATATGCGGCACAAACTAATTTGCTAAAGATTTTGCCAGTACTGACAGGTTTCGCACTGTTTATCGCCTGTCTTGGATTATTTGGGCTAGCATCATTTGTTGTAGAGCGCAGAACCAAAGAGGTTGGAATCAGAAAAGTACTTGGTGCTTCCGTTCAGCGCATCGTGGTATTGATCTCAAGTGATTTCATTCAACTGCTTGCAATCGCCAATCTGGTCGCATGGCCACTGGCCTATATCTATTTGAAGTCGTGGCTTACCGATTTTAGTTATCGAATAGGCTTGAATTGGACATTCTTTCTCGCCTCGGGCCTTATCGTGATGATCATCGCACTATTGACGGTAGGTTCGAAGGTGGCTAAGGGAGCCAGATCTAATCCTGTTGATTCATTACGTTGTGAATAATTGATTTGACCCTAGACGTAATTACAGCATCTGATTGAAGTCCAAGGCCTTCTCTATCCAAAAGTCAAGATCTTCCTCGGTATCAAAACCCTCTGGATCAATAAATAAAAAGCCTCGCATTACTGTTCCCGTAAAATCCATTTTTCGGCTGCCTTTGGTATTGAGAAGGTCTTCGTATGGAAGTTTTC
Coding sequences:
- a CDS encoding FtsX-like permease family protein, with the protein product MNKYLKSAYRNLIKRKLFSFVNITSLTFGLVCALFIGTYVIYEFSYDKEIDDVERTYRVNSVWKESQVGVIVQTAIKPYMDKNMGQVEMSTRVQRTGPFVFKVGDVIIRERNGYYADPEVFDVLDIDLALGSREEALKGVQTIVISEKFAQKYFGDQNPLGKQIQTDEDIDGKPMRLTVAAVFKDVPANRHFRPDYLISIDIIRGFQSRPIDQEWGNSNCFTYLKLLPDVTEDQINSQISNIVVENSEYDMTGYALRLQAVSDIHMQDFVAFGDIPGQVSKRNMLILAGIGFLIVLLVCINFFNMSTARSLERAKEIGVRKSIGASRSNVMVQFMTESALQVTVGMVLSIILFEVLGDLLTEFTGLRFNTGTMVESLGYLNFSLFILSLWVVLVIGSGFYPSLVISKFKPVDSLKGKVNIGRSSVSLRKVLLVLQFTITLTIGVVAVVVYSQVKYMQAKDPGFERDAVVSVDLFDDGIKSTFVEALNKNPLIEAVTFTDSDVIRIFNSSKGYSWEGKSEEDDITIYHMSIDDNFVTSMNISVVEGRNFDFELSTDKDAVILNQAAAKLMGIESLEGSPMVTRGRGENEKQLNVIGIVKNFQTGTLREKDKPMLMYQNPNRLFRAYIKLSENRRADAIAGIESVWNSLVSDQPFEYQSLAEGYNRILAKDKASGNTLLFFTVVSVAISFFGLFGMTSLNIQSRMKELGIRKILGAHYRDIFAAVSRQFQYTMLTALVLGVPLAWYLGSEWLNGFAHRINVTAIIPLIVVLGMTFIGLVTIYFCTQKFTRINPVQTLREQ
- a CDS encoding ABC transporter permease, with product MLGIYFKTAIRNLVKRRFITLINLTGLSISLALFVMIGLYIQFETGFDSFHAKKDSIYLLTKSLKSSSGTSLLGEVNYPEGPLIAEDFPQVKQAVRLYKSDNSLTRSGDQIFMENDFIFADENFLEVFDFELLSGSAEGFQNQLDNTLITEETALKYFGTIDAIGKVITVTEQYWNVTNDFEVSGILKNLPSNSHIQLDFLAPMKAFEALTGFQKGQTPVWYWGWNAFMVYLELNEQESKTSFEDRLDEFRASRYPEEIRDVSDLSLTPLKDVYLRTDIANGFEVVGNPSGIKVLSGIALFILIIACINFINLTTARSSLYAKEVGVKKVLGAKRIQLFTQFITESILLTLASVVLAIVLVESLGPLFESAVGKPLSFNLLSMNSLGKLALVTLGIGLLAGVYPALVLSGFKPLVALRGEQAQAKGRFSLRKVLVVFQFTVSILLVLGSIVIYKQLMFVSKKDLGFDQEQLMYMEMPSGVTTANLQKYGLMQNRLRNLEGIEGVTSTEQRPGVFVNNSFIVPEGKTLEDQIRMPLMFVDHHFFKTFDIELLEGEIGTYQSGAPVRYFVNQSAIKAFGWDPNDVIGRQMDKPTSTGTKYGGLVQGIIPDFNFESLYNPISPLIVGIYPNALASGRWNIFLKTNTKDYEGLTENVKEVFSEFYPDRPFNISFLDQSIRQQYAAQTNLLKILPVLTGFALFIACLGLFGLASFVVERRTKEVGIRKVLGASVQRIVVLISSDFIQLLAIANLVAWPLAYIYLKSWLTDFSYRIGLNWTFFLASGLIVMIIALLTVGSKVAKGARSNPVDSLRCE
- a CDS encoding ABC transporter permease is translated as MLRTNFKIAVRKLLNKREFTLINVLGLSVGLTTSLLIFLWVNDEINFDKFHKGSDRVYGVWAHDYRDNGDIATESRQNGLIKNVMDSDFPEVERSTRVDSREHQLAVGDRKFKQLGIMVDEEFFQMFNFPFIEGELEENSLATYGDVILTESMAIKLFDKTNVVGELIKIDNTRDGIIRGVVKDPPKNSQFQFDFVLSIENWTKRNSWIMRWGNSGIFTFIQLKENASPLALETKIEDLIRKNQEGNTKSLFLKSFDDIYLRSSYEGGEEAGGRIEYVRLFTLIGIFIVFIACINFINLSVADAFKRAKEVGVRKVSGANRLILIKQFLTESSLIVVLSVVIAVIFIEIALGPFNTLTGKEVSLNWLDTNLLGLVGGLGIFTVLVSGLYPALVLSSFNVVKALKGKVDAKGTSRAGGYFRKGLVVFQFVIAGFLIFATLIINGQVEYIFENQRNVDKEGVIMLQNDGALLERYESFRSELLKDPSIQSVTVVGHAPVNVEASTGDFDWEGKDPLRDKTSFNVLFTEQDFVPTMNLKIVAGRNFSREIESDVSTVLVNEATVRGMNVENPVGMAVKFWDNDVKIIGVVEDFHTGSVYDEIEPLIILNYAENSDYVTIKAARGQEQRAVEVLKEKYEAFMPGYLFDYKFLSEEHEAMYKSELLIKDLAKVFGLIAIVISCLGLYGLTSINAQRGVKEIGVRKVLGASVWQILLGFSRQSLSLPVLALVLMVPLAYYTMDSWLQDFQYHIDIMPSSLAGVVVASLLIAWLTVSIIAYKAAKTNPVNSLRNE
- a CDS encoding ABC transporter permease, which gives rise to MLKNYLKIAIRNLLKNKLYSSINVAGLSVGLAACVLIVLFVRHELSFDKHFSNSEDIYRVTGAYNQGGDAKTYSATTTYPLLPLLQANFPEIETSARIDNFAANIEIGDRVIYQDEMLIVDSTFFDLFSFEAISGDLTNVLNEPNAIVLSEAAALTLFNKLDIINEVIRVQETDFKVAALVKDLPENTHFQAQIFIPMSTGIQWYGDWVHILFNGTSHYTYLQLAAGMDPSDVAQRINAFLNENYEQETPAAYSLQAIESIHLESDLVGELGVNGNKTTVLIFIATAIVILLLACINYINLSIATAFQRGTEVGLKKVFGAKPLAQVIQFQVESAIVALLACIVAVVLVEFSLPFFNQVTGGSFDFNLQEDILLSLAIFGVALIIGFVSGSFPAVFLLKMKTTNALRASTLSNGKSKFSLRNALVVFQFFIAVVLIASTLIILNQIKFLRNADLGIDTEQVVVVPIGIINNQYDLLRQELMRDANIVNVTASNNHPANRVGHWRGYYPENAEEQISAPTVIISHDFFETLGAEMAEGRAFDRSFETDYMEAYVINEAAVNFFGFEEPVGASLRGSAYTGSQWSQKNAKVIGVVKDFHFASLHSEIRPTVFSLNSEATWGLNFMSVRVAPGDLQNTIAKIEETWRQFAGAIPFDFTFLDEDVNQHYQAEDRFLKVFTSFSFLSIIIGCLGLFGLTAFMMKQRTKEIGIRKVLGAEVFGLVNTLSKDFLKLVLVANVLGWPLAYYLMDKWLQNFAYSNGISWKVFFWTGLGAVVIAFVSVAYHAVKTARMNPVNSIRYE